In Candidatus Defluviilinea proxima, a single genomic region encodes these proteins:
- a CDS encoding DUF2306 domain-containing protein produces MKTNILDQSQINALTRKSSTVWWVPVGLILLSIIPLTFGFVRLSQLANGAEITPDNARFFASPSPVVIHIISSAIYALLGAFQFVSRLWQRGIKWHRWVGRLLLPTGLLVGLSGLWMTLFYSYPKGASDLLYGLRLFFGSSMILSISLGFISIRRKDIPQHQAWMTRAYAIGLGAGTQVLTGLFGEMFFGKPNGFENALLMGAAWAINLAVAEWSIRKSSIRQIHTA; encoded by the coding sequence ATGAAAACAAATATCCTTGATCAGAGTCAAATCAATGCGCTGACAAGAAAAAGCAGTACGGTTTGGTGGGTACCCGTTGGATTAATCCTTCTCAGTATTATTCCGCTCACGTTTGGTTTTGTGCGTCTGAGCCAATTGGCGAACGGTGCAGAAATCACACCAGATAACGCTCGCTTTTTTGCATCACCTTCACCTGTGGTCATTCATATTATTAGCTCCGCGATTTATGCATTACTGGGCGCATTCCAATTTGTGAGCCGACTTTGGCAACGCGGAATCAAATGGCATCGTTGGGTTGGGAGACTTTTACTTCCCACTGGTCTTCTTGTTGGACTTTCAGGGTTGTGGATGACTCTCTTTTATTCTTATCCAAAGGGAGCCAGCGATCTCCTTTACGGACTGCGCCTCTTTTTTGGATCGAGCATGATTCTATCCATCAGCCTTGGATTCATCTCGATCCGACGGAAGGATATCCCTCAGCATCAAGCATGGATGACACGCGCTTACGCCATTGGGCTCGGTGCAGGTACCCAAGTTCTGACCGGGTTGTTCGGCGAAATGTTCTTTGGTAAACCGAATGGATTTGAAAATGCTTTGTTGATGGGTGCGGCTTGGGCGATCAATCTCGCTGTGGCTGAATGGAGCATCCGCAAGAGTTCAATCAGACAAATTCATACAGCCTAG
- a CDS encoding lmo0937 family membrane protein produces MLTWIIIILLVLWLLGYFGPNISSSFPRTGNVVHTLLVIAVILIVLRLLGIV; encoded by the coding sequence ATGCTTACTTGGATTATCATAATTCTACTCGTACTGTGGTTACTCGGATACTTCGGCCCAAATATCTCATCCAGTTTTCCGCGCACAGGCAATGTTGTCCACACGTTGCTAGTGATTGCTGTCATTCTCATTGTCTTGCGATTGTTAGGGATCGTATAA
- a CDS encoding NACHT domain-containing protein yields the protein MVVPVLATKLFIPPSPPKVVIRSRLLGQLDAGLHHKLIVISAPAGFGKSTLVSEWIAGCGRPTAWLSLDENDNDVTRFLIYCIGALQTISPKLGTELLSALQSSQIPPIETVLTALLNEITTIPTEFIFVLDDYHLTDAKSVDDALSFLIDHLPPQMHLVITTREDPSLPIPRLRARNQLTEIRAADLRFTPSEAAEFLNQVMNLDLSVEDVAVLETRTEGWIAGLQLAALSMKGQQDVHGFIQTFAGDHRYIVDYLVEEVLQRQPEEIRDFLLQTSILERLNGSLCDAVAAQAGSKSKLEQLQRGNLFLIPLDDKREWYRYHHLFADVLRMHLTAEQPDLVPTLHHRASEWYEKNDLVADAIQHALIGADFERAANLIEMVAPTMHRHRQETILLGWMKSLPEKLFRNRPVLSIAFVGTIMSSGEIEGVEVRLQDAERWQDIVVNGSERPKDMVVMNEDEFRRLPGSIALYRAAKSLALGNLPDAVTYAQRVFKLMPEDDQLGRGAAAALLGLTFWVSGDLEDAYRLFADGMSHLRIAGNISDAVGGVLALADIRITQGRLHDAMQIYEQALQLAKENGTPTIRGTADMYVGMSELEREYNDLHAATQHLLRSQKQGEHTGFPRHPYRWRVAMARIKETQGDLQGAIELLDEAEPLFVSDFFPNVHPIASLKARVWIKQGELEKALAWARERKLSVDESPSYLREFEQITFARILLAQYQSVPSISLLERLLKAAEEGGRVNSVIEILILQAFAYQMQEDIPAALSSLERALKLAEPEGYMRIFLTEGSNMAELIREIAKRGFLPSYTSKLVSAFEAERKGLEVETLPSATPASSSMIEPLSQRELDILRLFKTELSGPEIAQELVIALSTVRTHTKSIYNKLSVNSRRAAVKRANELGLI from the coding sequence ATGGTCGTCCCGGTTTTAGCTACAAAACTTTTTATTCCCCCATCACCTCCTAAAGTGGTCATCCGTTCTCGCTTGCTTGGACAGTTAGATGCAGGCCTTCACCATAAACTTATCGTCATCTCTGCTCCCGCTGGCTTTGGGAAGAGTACACTGGTCAGCGAATGGATCGCGGGTTGTGGACGACCCACTGCCTGGTTATCGCTTGATGAAAACGATAATGATGTCACGCGTTTTTTGATCTACTGTATTGGGGCGTTGCAAACCATTTCACCGAAACTGGGAACGGAGTTGCTGAGCGCACTTCAATCGTCACAAATACCACCCATTGAAACGGTTCTAACAGCTCTTCTTAATGAGATCACAACCATTCCAACTGAGTTCATCTTTGTTCTTGATGACTATCATTTGACGGATGCTAAATCAGTTGATGATGCTCTTTCTTTTTTGATCGACCACTTGCCTCCTCAGATGCATTTGGTTATCACCACCCGTGAAGACCCGTCTCTGCCCATCCCTCGTTTGCGCGCTCGTAATCAATTGACTGAAATACGTGCCGCAGATTTGCGTTTTACCCCGTCCGAAGCCGCTGAATTTCTCAATCAGGTAATGAACCTTGATCTCTCGGTAGAAGATGTCGCTGTATTGGAAACGCGTACGGAAGGCTGGATCGCCGGTCTGCAACTTGCCGCTCTTTCGATGAAGGGACAACAGGATGTCCATGGATTTATCCAGACATTCGCTGGCGATCATCGCTACATTGTGGATTATCTGGTGGAAGAGGTGTTACAGCGTCAACCCGAGGAAATTCGAGACTTTCTGTTGCAAACATCCATTCTTGAACGTTTGAACGGTTCACTCTGTGATGCTGTTGCCGCTCAAGCGGGAAGCAAATCGAAATTGGAACAATTGCAACGGGGAAATCTGTTTCTCATTCCATTGGATGATAAGCGTGAGTGGTATCGCTATCACCATCTTTTTGCCGATGTGCTTCGCATGCACCTGACGGCCGAGCAACCTGATTTGGTTCCTACCTTACACCATCGTGCAAGTGAGTGGTATGAGAAAAATGATCTTGTAGCGGATGCAATTCAGCATGCTTTGATCGGAGCAGATTTTGAAAGGGCGGCGAATTTGATCGAGATGGTCGCGCCCACCATGCACAGGCATAGACAGGAAACTATATTACTCGGATGGATGAAATCCCTGCCTGAGAAGTTGTTCCGCAATAGACCTGTACTCAGCATTGCATTTGTTGGAACGATAATGAGCAGTGGCGAGATCGAAGGTGTGGAAGTTCGATTGCAGGACGCAGAACGATGGCAAGATATCGTCGTCAATGGAAGTGAGCGACCGAAAGATATGGTTGTGATGAATGAAGATGAATTTCGCCGTCTCCCAGGGTCCATTGCCCTGTATCGTGCGGCAAAGTCTTTGGCACTCGGTAACCTGCCTGATGCCGTAACCTATGCCCAGCGTGTGTTCAAACTCATGCCTGAGGATGACCAGCTCGGGCGTGGCGCGGCGGCCGCTCTCTTGGGGCTTACATTCTGGGTCAGTGGAGATCTTGAGGATGCGTATCGGTTGTTTGCCGATGGCATGTCTCATTTGCGAATTGCTGGAAATATCTCGGATGCTGTTGGAGGCGTACTGGCATTGGCCGATATACGAATCACACAGGGTCGTCTCCACGATGCGATGCAAATTTACGAACAGGCATTGCAGTTGGCAAAGGAAAATGGCACGCCAACCATACGAGGAACAGCAGACATGTACGTGGGGATGAGTGAACTTGAAAGAGAATATAACGATTTACACGCCGCCACACAACACTTGTTAAGAAGCCAGAAACAGGGTGAACATACTGGGTTCCCGCGACATCCTTATCGTTGGCGTGTGGCAATGGCTCGAATAAAGGAAACGCAAGGAGACTTACAGGGCGCGATTGAACTATTAGATGAAGCAGAGCCTCTGTTTGTAAGTGACTTTTTCCCTAATGTTCATCCTATTGCGTCATTGAAGGCACGAGTATGGATCAAGCAAGGTGAGTTGGAGAAGGCTCTGGCTTGGGCACGTGAGCGGAAATTATCTGTTGATGAATCTCCCAGTTACCTGAGAGAGTTTGAGCAAATTACGTTTGCCAGGATTTTGTTGGCTCAATATCAAAGTGTCCCTTCAATTAGTTTGCTGGAACGTCTTTTGAAAGCGGCAGAAGAAGGCGGCAGGGTGAATAGTGTGATCGAAATCCTAATCTTGCAAGCGTTTGCCTACCAAATGCAAGAGGATATTCCTGCCGCTCTGTCATCGTTGGAGCGTGCCTTGAAGTTGGCTGAGCCCGAAGGCTATATGCGAATCTTCCTGACCGAGGGATCAAACATGGCTGAGTTGATTCGTGAAATTGCCAAGCGTGGATTCTTGCCAAGCTATACAAGCAAGCTGGTATCTGCATTTGAGGCGGAGCGAAAAGGCTTGGAAGTAGAAACGCTTCCTTCCGCCACACCAGCCTCATCGTCCATGATCGAGCCGCTCAGTCAGCGTGAGTTGGACATCCTGCGCCTGTTCAAAACCGAGTTGTCAGGTCCCGAGATCGCGCAGGAGCTTGTCATCGCTTTGAGTACGGTCCGCACACACACCAAGAGCATTTATAACAAACTCAGCGTCAATAGCCGTCGGGCGGCTGTCAAACGGGCAAATGAATTAGGCTTGATCTAA
- a CDS encoding NAD(P)-dependent alcohol dehydrogenase, producing the protein MKAIVATKYGGPEVLQLKDVQKPTPKDNEILIKVHATTVTMGDFRMRSFTVPALLWIPARIALGITKPKQPIYGMELAGEVEAIGKDVSRFKVGDQVFASTLTENFGAYAEYKCLPEKAMVAIKPVNITYEEAAALPIGATTALRLLRKGNTQASMSGQKVLIYGASGSVGTYAIQLAKHFGAEVTGVCSTANLDMVKSLGADHVIDYTKEDFSTSEERYDAIFDTVAKFPKAKALKALAPNGIFVTMAKLDSKESMDNLLFIKGLVEAGKIKVVIDRCYSLGNMVEAHRYVDTGHKKGNVVISVSRDHAG; encoded by the coding sequence ATGAAAGCAATTGTAGCAACCAAATATGGCGGACCTGAAGTACTTCAACTTAAGGATGTGCAAAAACCGACACCGAAGGATAACGAAATCCTGATCAAAGTGCATGCAACCACTGTCACCATGGGAGATTTCAGAATGAGGAGTTTCACTGTCCCTGCTCTGTTGTGGATTCCCGCTCGCATCGCTTTGGGGATCACAAAACCCAAACAGCCAATCTATGGCATGGAGCTTGCTGGTGAAGTAGAAGCCATTGGTAAAGATGTGAGCCGTTTCAAGGTCGGGGATCAGGTATTCGCATCAACCCTCACGGAGAATTTTGGCGCCTACGCCGAATATAAATGTCTCCCTGAAAAAGCGATGGTGGCGATCAAGCCTGTCAATATTACCTATGAGGAAGCGGCCGCCCTTCCAATCGGTGCGACTACTGCATTGCGTCTGCTTCGGAAAGGAAATACGCAAGCAAGCATGAGCGGGCAAAAGGTGCTGATCTATGGCGCTTCGGGAAGTGTTGGTACCTATGCCATACAACTGGCAAAACATTTTGGAGCAGAAGTGACCGGGGTTTGCAGTACAGCTAACTTGGATATGGTGAAATCTCTGGGCGCTGACCACGTCATTGATTACACAAAAGAGGATTTCTCAACATCAGAGGAGCGCTACGATGCCATTTTCGATACAGTTGCCAAATTCCCAAAAGCGAAAGCATTGAAAGCTCTTGCACCGAACGGCATATTTGTAACGATGGCAAAGTTGGACTCGAAAGAGAGTATGGATAATCTGCTCTTCATCAAAGGACTGGTCGAGGCAGGGAAGATTAAAGTGGTCATTGACCGATGCTATTCGCTGGGAAATATGGTCGAGGCGCATCGCTATGTGGATACGGGTCACAAAAAAGGAAATGTCGTCATCTCAGTGAGTCGCGATCATGCTGGATGA
- a CDS encoding BON domain-containing protein: protein MSHTELHETNKDEFSRCEERGEIKGFGKSQQNDSTIKEAVYQALWMDNVLRAIEYYEIDVHVKNGIVYLYGHIVGKTSQLRIMNAIRTVPGMLGTISHLVLDDRLTLDVAESLGELERTYACKFFTGTSHGVVSLNGNVSDQKIKILAEKCAAANPNVRGVMNHVHVLGVESDEHEQPFLQPEIGKAIYFSDGVSGVVKQVIINPNNRRVTAMIILGKFSSQQQELESLKDENARLSEQLIVVPMNVVRYLTKVSGFLYITSKEKSRYMEFDPSYFFIPKNNWMAPYPYCPNDVLFSVEYQVTDHQIVYGPDQLMFKETLGGASFKEQFFSNDSLA from the coding sequence ACAGAATTACACGAAACAAATAAAGACGAGTTTTCCAGGTGTGAAGAAAGAGGGGAAATAAAGGGTTTTGGCAAAAGCCAACAAAATGATTCAACAATCAAGGAAGCCGTTTATCAAGCCCTTTGGATGGATAATGTTCTGCGAGCCATAGAATATTACGAGATCGACGTCCATGTAAAGAATGGAATCGTCTATTTGTACGGGCACATCGTGGGTAAAACCAGTCAGCTTCGGATCATGAACGCCATTCGAACTGTCCCTGGTATGTTGGGGACAATAAGTCATCTCGTTTTAGATGACAGACTCACTCTCGATGTTGCAGAATCCCTGGGAGAGTTGGAGCGTACTTATGCATGTAAGTTCTTTACAGGTACTTCGCATGGAGTAGTGTCTTTGAATGGAAATGTAAGTGACCAAAAGATAAAAATATTGGCAGAGAAATGCGCTGCTGCCAACCCTAACGTGCGCGGCGTGATGAATCATGTGCATGTTTTAGGAGTTGAATCTGACGAACACGAACAACCGTTTTTACAACCTGAAATAGGAAAAGCCATATATTTTAGCGACGGGGTCTCCGGAGTTGTAAAACAGGTAATCATAAATCCTAATAACCGGCGCGTGACCGCCATGATCATCCTGGGCAAATTTAGCAGTCAACAACAAGAGCTTGAATCCTTGAAGGATGAAAATGCGCGCCTTTCAGAGCAACTTATTGTTGTGCCCATGAATGTGGTTCGCTACTTAACCAAGGTCTCGGGATTCTTATATATCACAAGCAAAGAGAAAAGCCGATATATGGAATTCGACCCCTCCTATTTTTTTATACCGAAGAATAATTGGATGGCCCCTTATCCTTATTGCCCTAATGATGTGCTGTTTTCTGTTGAATATCAGGTTACTGATCATCAAATTGTATATGGACCTGATCAATTAATGTTCAAAGAGACACTGGGCGGCGCATCTTTCAAAGAACAATTTTTCTCAAATGACAGCTTGGCATGA
- a CDS encoding CBS domain-containing protein, with product MKKCKKIMTKQIVCCLPNDMVVKVAGLMKSENVGSIPVIENEQTRKLIGIVTDRDLMLKVLADGLDAKTTKVNAVMSQNVVTCRSGADLQKALDAMSEHQLRRIPVVNRDNKILGIISQADVATRYNHSRKTASMIKGISRTSANQEKS from the coding sequence ATGAAGAAGTGTAAAAAAATAATGACAAAGCAAATCGTTTGCTGTCTGCCAAATGACATGGTGGTAAAGGTAGCCGGGTTGATGAAGAGCGAGAACGTCGGGTCCATACCTGTTATTGAGAACGAACAAACCCGAAAACTGATCGGCATTGTGACCGATCGTGATTTGATGTTGAAGGTTCTAGCAGATGGGCTCGATGCAAAAACCACCAAGGTTAATGCAGTGATGTCACAAAACGTGGTCACGTGTCGATCTGGAGCAGATTTACAAAAAGCACTGGATGCAATGTCCGAACATCAACTACGTCGAATTCCTGTTGTAAATCGTGACAACAAAATCCTGGGGATCATTTCTCAAGCAGATGTGGCAACGCGCTATAACCATTCGCGAAAAACCGCTTCAATGATAAAGGGAATTTCGCGAACCTCCGCGAACCAAGAGAAGTCATAA